A section of the Eriocheir sinensis breed Jianghai 21 chromosome 62, ASM2467909v1, whole genome shotgun sequence genome encodes:
- the LOC126986582 gene encoding three-prime repair exonuclease 1-like, producing MEEPDPPKEVNRIQTFVFLDMESTGLPRDNPRITELSLVAVSRAHLLEMKESMTGSPSSSQPSSHQAAATLTVPSSSPGAGRSKRKLIPKVPRVLHKYTRLYYPWKVITAIVEGVTGLSNEILEHLPSFTEASAEALKLFLDLPRPVALVSHNGNRFDFPLLMAELNKVNCVDKFVDLQCVDTLIAIRDIDGLIEREDISEITKLAESFSFDNFEDELPAEAFSPIKRSRIEESDEGESSSISNTPPSPLESSPHSQGNDHHAMEVSAEPLVTPIKNRLPRQTSMPTTPAKPAQPPPQPCTPGTSQPGISGFQPKVAKGSSKVRRTLTYGNSGRKGRKMPYRQPVIYSRLFDSEYEAHRAEEDCIALLTICGHYGSKLVEWADTFATSFASVKPMWEKRKSFHASQEG from the coding sequence ATGGAGGAGCCAGACCCACCCAAGGAAGTGAACCGGATCCAGACCTTTGTGTTCTTGGACATGGAGAGCACTGGGCTGCCGAGGGACAACCCGCGCATCACAGAGCTGTCCCTGGTGGCTGTGTCCAGGGCCCACCTCCTGGAGATGAAGGAGTCCATGACTGGCTCACCATCCAGCAGTCAGCCCTCCAGCCACCAGGCCGCTGCCACACTCACGGTACCAAGCTCCTCACCAGGTGCAGGTAGGTCAAAAAGAAAACTCATTCCCAAGGTGCCTCGAGTGTTGCACAAATACACAAGACTCTATTACCCTTGGAAAGTTATAACTGCTATTGTGGAAGGAGTGACTGGCCTCAGTAATGAAATCCTGGAGCACCTGCCAAGCTTTACCGAGGCCAGTGCAGAAGCCTTGAAGCTTTTCCTGGACCTGCCCAGGCCTGTGGCACTGGTGTCCCACAATGGTAACCGGTTTGATTTCCCCCTTCTGATGGCTGAGCTGAATAAAGTAAACTGTGTCGACAAGTTTGTGGACCTGCAGTGTGTTGACACCCTTATTGCAATCAGGGACATTGACGGCCTGATAGAGAGGGAAGACATATCGGAGATCACCAAGTTGGCAGAGTCTTTCAGCTTTGACAACTTTGAGGATGAGCTCCCAGCGGAGGCGTTCAGCCCCATCAAACGCTCACGGATAGAAGAGTCTGATGAGGGGGAAAGCAGCTCTATATCCAACACTCCCCCCAGCCCCCTGGAGTCATCCCCCCACAGCCAAGGCAACGACCACCATGCCATGGAGGTGTCTGCTGAGCCTCTTGTGACCCCCATAAAGAATCGCCTGCCCAGACAGACATCCATGCCCACCACCCCTGCCAAGCCAGCCCAGCCCCCACCCCAGCCCTGCACCCCTGGCACATCCCAGCCAGGCATCTCAGGCTTCCAGCCCAAGGTTGCCAAGGGATCTAGTAAGGTGCGCAGGACCCTGACCTATGGGAACAGTGGAAGAAAGGGCAGGAAGATGCCTTACAGGCAGCCTGTTATCTACAGCCGACTCTTTGACTCAGAATATGAGGCTCACCGGGCGGAGGAAGACTGCATTGCCCTCCTGACCATCTGTGGCCACTATGGGAGCAAACTGGTGGAGTGGGCGGACACCTTTGCCACCAGCTTTGCAAGTGTGAAGCCCatgtgggagaagagaaagtcTTTCCACGCAAGCCAAGAGGGGTAG
- the LOC126986515 gene encoding uncharacterized protein LOC126986515 translates to MEQQQERRRGGDGVAVIKDAKYSDLTITLTGCDASFRVHKIYLAMASPVLEEMIDSLPPLRQNHLLLHEDAPSEAFHWLMRFVHRTDPPMESSRLALKVACLVGKYRVKELYPACLKWLEDILKKGTLLEVYNAAYLLRNSLLVTKCLQMLLTCAEEVLSSQQVCCLTEDALRHLLKQHLYVQSEAVILNAVLAWGRAQLRQQQGACGEELHQKIKHVLPHVRLLTLSTEEIVRWLVPSGVYSAEESQAILMHRTQTDGAPPLPETCSSLLTKRRCLDSYPMSRVRLPEATVSRGLLRPVLPLLLPGEAPPAQERVLVSGLRVDAAVVLQRVECRGVALREVRAAVRDATGRTLYTSAMAEAGEEGFDVPVALDPSKACIVTATLVHGEDCCFEAVHSFSVKAAGVLFTGEQHCLLPDGCDLYFWRLDHCLGVDL, encoded by the exons ATGGAGCAGCAACAGGagcggcggcgcggcggggacGGCGTGGCGGTGATCAAGGACGCCAAGTACTCCGACCTCACCATCACTCTGACGGGTTGCGACGCCTCCttcagg GTGCACAAGATCTACCTGGCCATGGCGTCACCTGTGCTGGAGGAGATGATTGACTCCCTTCCCCCGCTGCGGCAGAACCATCTCCTGCTGCATGAAGACGCGCCCTCCGAGGCATTCCACTGGCTAATGCGCTTCGTCCACCGCACCGACCCGCCCATGGAGAGCAGCAGGCTGGCTCTGAAGGTGGCCTGCCTCGTGGGGAAGTACAGGGTGAAGGAACTCTACCCTGCGTGTCTTAAG TGGCTGGAGGACATCCTGAAGAAGGGGACGCTGCTGGAGGTGTACAACGCCGCCTACCTCCTCAGGAACTCGCTGCTCGTCACCAAGTGCCTGCAG ATGCTCCTCACCTGTGCCGAGGAGGTGTTGTCCTCGCAACAGGTGTGCTGCCTCACGGAGGACGCACTCCGGCACCTGTTGAAGCAGCACCTGTACGTCCAGTCTGAGGCCGTCATCCTGAATGCCGTGCTGGCCTG GGGCCGGGCGCAGCTGCGGCAGCAACAGGGGGCCTGCGGCGAAGAACTGCACCAAAAGATCAAGCACGTACTGCCTCACGTGCGATTGCTGACCCTCAGCACCGAGGAGATCGTGCGGTGGCTGGTCCCCAGTGGCGTGTACAGCGCTGAGGAGTCTCAGGCCATCCTCATGCACAGGACGCAGACCGACGGGGCCCCACCGCTGCCCGAGACCTGCTCGTCGCTGCTTACCAAAAGGAGATGCCTCGACTCTTACCCGATGAGCCGCGTCCGCCTGCCGGAGGCCACCGTCTCCCGAGGCCTGCTGAGGCCTGTCTTGCCACTGCTGCTGCCCGGCGAGGCGCCGCCCGCCCAGGAGCGGGTGTTGGTGTCGGGTCTGAGGGTGGACGCCGCGGTGGTGCTGCAGCGCGTGGAGTGCCGTGGCGTGGCGCTGAGGGAGGTGCGGGCGGCGGTGAGGGACGCGACGGGGCGCACGCTGTACACGTCGGCCATGGCGGAGGCGGGGGAAGAGGGCTTTGATGTGCCCGTGGCCCTGGACCCCAGCAAGGCGTGCATCGTGACGGCCACGCTGGTGCACGGCGAGGACTGCTGCTTCGAGGCCGTGCACTCTTTCTCCGTCAAGGCTGCAGGAGTGCTCTTCACGGGGGAGCAGCACTGCCTCCTGCCCGACGGCTGCGACCTCTACTTCTGGCGGCTTGACCACTGCCTCGGCGTGGACCTGTga
- the LOC126986583 gene encoding methylcrotonoyl-CoA carboxylase subunit alpha, mitochondrial-like yields MILRASRRLLGLGWRVVRSGGGGGGSWCRLQHMSSVPRRPINKLVIANRGEIACRVMRTARRLGVRTVAVYSDPDKNSMHVAMADEAYNIGPAASQESYLRGDKILEVATRSGAQAVHPGYGFLSENAEFAEECGRAGVVFVGPPANAIRDMGIKSTSKAIMSEASVPVVGGYHGEEQSDERLAAEAHQIGFPVMIKAVRGGGGKGMRIAMKPEEFKEQLESARREAMKSFGDEVMLIEKFVERPRHVEVQVFGDQHNNYVYLFERDCSVQRRHQKIIEEAPAPGLTWDVRRSLGEAAVRAARAVGYVGAGTVEFILDPSHNFYFMEMNTRLQVEHPVSEMITNTDLVEWQLRVAAGEPLPLTQDEIKLSGHSFEARIYAEDPNAGFLPGAGPLTHLSTPAPSQDVRIETGVRQGDEVSVHYDPMIAKLVVWGHDRNTALNKLTTCLSQYNIVGLSTNVDFLISLATHPSFQAGDVSTDFIPEHYQALFPARTPTKQLLCQAALAQVLEEELEGIRKVAASQDPTSPFRPSPTPRINHTLVRTLPLTCEGKVEEVRVEYLGEGKYCMTVGGESFEVSGSLVLDNNTRLLSVSVDGSIARSCVVLDGRDTYLFTQSGGWKVSVPAPKFESELGKVIGASGGAVAPMPGVVEKVFVSPGQTVAAGDPLVVMIAMKMEYVIKASSAGVVEKVLFTPGQSVAKNASLVKLKEVEE; encoded by the exons ATGATCCTGAGGGCGAGCAGACGACTTCTAGGCTT AGGATGGCGGGTTGTGaggagtggtggaggaggcggcggatCATGGTGTCGCCTGCAGCACATGTCATCCGTCCCCCGCCGCCCCATCAACAAGCTGGTCATCGCCAACCGCGGGGAGATAGCCTGCCGGGTGATGCGCACTGCCCGCCGGCTTGGGGTGCGGACGGTGGCTGTCTACTCTGACCCGGACAAGAACTCCATGCATGTGGCGATG gCAGACGAAGCATACAACATTGGTCCTGCTGCCTCTCAGGAGTCGTACCTGCGGGGTGACAAGATCCTGGAGGTGGCAACACGCAGCGGGGCCCAGGCGGTGCACCCCGGCTATGGCTTCCTCTCTGAGAATGCTGAGTTTGCTGAAGAGTGTGGCCGGGCAGGGGTGGTGTTTGTGGGGCCCCCAGCCAATGCCATCAGAGACATGGGCATCAAGAG TACCTCCAAGGCCATCATGTCCGAGGCATCGGTGCCGGTGGTGGGCGGTTACCACGGCGAGGAGCAGAGTGATGAGAGGCTGGCTGCGGAGGCCCACCAGATAGGCTTCCCAGTGATGATCAAGGCTGTGAGAGGCGGCGGAGGAAAG GGCATGAGGATCGCCATGAAGCCCGAGGAGTTCAAGGAGCAGCTGGAGTCGGCGCGGCGTGAGGCCATGAAGTCCTTTGGCGATGAGGTGATGCTCATTGAGAAGTTTGTGGAGCGTCCGCGCCACGTGGAGGTGCAG GTGTTTGGTGACCAGCACAACAACTACGTGTATCTGTTTGAGCGTGACTGTTCCGTGCAGCGCCGACACCAGAAGATCATCGAGGAGGCGCCCGCA CCCGGCCTGACGTGGGATGTGCGGCGTTCGCTGGGTGAGGCAGCGGTGCGGGCAGCCCGGGCGGTGGGCTACGTTGGGGCAGGCACGGTGGAGTTCATCCTCGACCCGTCACACAACTTCTACTTCATGGAGATGAACACGCGGCTGCAGGTTGAGCATCCGGTCTCCGAGATGATCACCAACACGGACCTGGTGGAGTGGCAGCTCAGG GTAGCAGCCGGGGAGCCCCTACCACTCACACAGGACGAAATAAAGCTTTCCGGGCACAGTTTTGAGGCGCGGATATACGCCGAGGACCCCAACGCTGGCTTCCTCCCTGGTGCCGGCCCGCTCACCCACCTCTCCACGCCAGCACCGAGCCAGGACGTGAGGATAGAGACAGGGGTGCGGCAGGGCGATGAGGTGTCTGTCCACTATGACCCCATGATTGCCAAGCTAGTGGTGTGGGGTCATGATCGCAACACTGCACTCAACAAGCTCACCACCTGTCTCTCCCAGTACAAT ATCGTTGGCCTCAGCACCAATGTGGACTTCCTGATAAGCCTCGCCACCCACCCGAGCTTCCAGGCTGGCGACGTGAGCACAGACTTCATCCCCGAGCACTACCAGGCGCTCTTCCCAGCCAGGACGCCCACCAAGCAACTGCTGTGTCAG GCAGCCTTGGCccaggtgttggaggaggagctggagggaaTCCGCAAGGTGGCTGCCTCACAAGACCCCACCTCACCCTTccgcccctcccccacacccaggaTCAACCACACACTCGTCCGCACTCTGCCACTCACCTGCGAGGGCAAAG TGGAGGAGGTCAGGGTGGAGTACTTGGGCGAGGGCAAGTACTGCATGACCGTGGGCGGCGAGAGCTTTGAGGTGAGCGGCTCCCTGGTGCTGGACAACAACACAcgcctcctctctgtctctgtggacGGCTCCATCGCCAGGTCGTGTGTGGTGCTGGACGGCCGGGACACATATCTCTTCACACAG AGTGGCGGCTGGAAGGTCAGTGTGCCGGCCCCAAAGTTTGAGTCCGAGCTTGGCAAGGTGATCGGCGCAAGTGGCGGTGCCGTGGCCCCCATGCCTGGCGTTGTGGAGAAGGTGTTTGTGTCGCCCGGCCAGACGGTGGCTGCTGGTGACCCCCTGGTGGTGATGATCGCCATGAAGATGGAG